Proteins encoded by one window of Acidipropionibacterium virtanenii:
- the pstA gene encoding phosphate ABC transporter permease PstA has translation MTATDLISGQTTDEPASDLDLTRPSGSRTARNGLASVFMVTATLLAVIPLVWVLWSAISRGIGSLLRTAWWTDAMDAADQAKWGALHAIIGTVEIGLITAVISVPIALLTAIYLVEYARGRKIARVISFAVDVLSGVPSIVAALFVFALVITTLGGRQSAWAASASLVILMVPTVLRSTEEMLKLVPDSLREASFALGVPKWRTIISVVLPTSVSGIITGIVLGLARVMGETAPLIVLLQFNQYITLNPGSPTFATLPTIISNAYTQGSADTPTVWGAALTLIILVMGLNLIAKAVSRRFIRRMGR, from the coding sequence ATGACCGCCACGGATCTGATCTCCGGACAAACCACCGACGAGCCGGCGTCCGACCTAGACCTCACCCGGCCCTCCGGTTCGAGGACCGCCCGCAACGGACTCGCCTCCGTCTTCATGGTGACCGCCACCCTGCTGGCCGTCATCCCGCTGGTGTGGGTGCTGTGGTCGGCCATCAGCAGGGGCATCGGGTCGCTGCTGCGCACCGCGTGGTGGACCGACGCCATGGATGCCGCCGACCAGGCGAAGTGGGGGGCCCTGCACGCCATCATCGGCACCGTGGAGATCGGCCTCATCACAGCTGTCATCTCGGTGCCGATCGCACTGCTCACCGCCATCTACCTGGTGGAGTACGCCCGGGGGCGGAAGATCGCCAGGGTGATCAGCTTCGCCGTGGACGTGCTCTCCGGGGTGCCCTCCATCGTCGCGGCGCTGTTCGTCTTCGCCCTGGTCATCACCACCCTGGGAGGGCGCCAGTCGGCCTGGGCGGCGTCCGCGTCCCTGGTGATCCTCATGGTGCCGACCGTGCTGCGCTCCACCGAGGAGATGCTCAAGCTGGTGCCGGACTCGCTGCGGGAGGCGTCCTTCGCACTGGGCGTCCCGAAGTGGCGGACGATCATCTCGGTGGTGCTGCCGACGTCGGTCTCGGGCATCATCACCGGCATCGTGCTGGGCCTGGCCCGGGTGATGGGAGAGACGGCTCCGCTGATCGTGCTGCTGCAGTTCAACCAGTACATCACCCTGAATCCGGGTTCCCCGACCTTCGCGACGCTGCCCACGATCATCTCGAACGCCTACACCCAGGGATCGGCCGACACCCCCACCGTGTGGGGAGCGGCCCTGACCCTGATCATCCTGGTGATGGGGCTGAACCTGATCGCCAAGGCCGTGTCCCGCCGATTCATCCGCCGGATGGGCCGATGA
- the pstS gene encoding phosphate ABC transporter substrate-binding protein PstS, with amino-acid sequence MKTTRLATLTTVALLGALGLSACGSSETGSSASTAASTAKATSTVAAAAPSPTDYTPTCPGGTINGGGSSAQANAITQVINDYKKACGSSKVNYSITGSGAGVSAFLGKQIDWAGSDSALSADKGEISKAAQRCSASEAWHLPMAAGPIAVVVNLDGVKELNLSSQTLAGIFSGEILKWNDAAIKKENPSAKLPSTDISVFYRSDESGTTDNFTNYLNKAAGDVWTEKHSKQWKGTGKGADKSAGVAQAVKSTKNSISYVEWSYAEKNDLTTVAIDNGNGPVKLSGESAGKAVSAAKSAGAGNNLQLEMQYKDTPAGVYPAVLVTYEIVCSKGLDAQKTALLKDFMSFYASDAEQKAITAAGYAPLPGEVAGKVIAAAQAIA; translated from the coding sequence GTGAAGACCACGCGTCTCGCCACGCTCACCACCGTCGCCCTGCTGGGCGCCCTCGGCCTGTCGGCCTGCGGCTCATCGGAGACCGGCTCGTCCGCATCGACCGCCGCCTCCACCGCGAAGGCCACCAGCACCGTGGCCGCGGCCGCACCGAGCCCCACCGACTACACGCCCACCTGCCCGGGCGGCACCATCAACGGCGGCGGGTCCTCGGCCCAGGCCAATGCGATCACCCAGGTGATCAACGACTACAAGAAGGCCTGCGGATCCAGCAAGGTCAACTACTCGATCACCGGTTCGGGAGCCGGGGTCTCGGCCTTCCTCGGCAAGCAGATCGACTGGGCCGGATCCGACTCGGCGCTGTCCGCCGACAAGGGCGAGATCTCCAAGGCGGCCCAGCGCTGCTCGGCCAGCGAGGCCTGGCACCTGCCGATGGCCGCCGGTCCGATCGCCGTCGTGGTGAACCTGGACGGCGTCAAGGAGCTCAACCTCAGCTCCCAGACTCTGGCCGGCATCTTCTCCGGCGAGATCCTGAAGTGGAACGACGCCGCCATCAAGAAGGAGAACCCGTCGGCGAAGCTGCCCTCCACCGATATCTCGGTCTTCTACCGCTCCGACGAGTCGGGGACCACCGACAACTTCACCAACTACCTCAACAAGGCCGCCGGCGACGTGTGGACCGAGAAGCACTCCAAGCAGTGGAAGGGCACCGGAAAGGGCGCCGACAAGTCCGCCGGCGTCGCCCAGGCGGTCAAGTCCACCAAGAACTCCATCTCCTACGTCGAGTGGAGCTACGCCGAGAAGAACGACCTCACGACCGTCGCCATCGACAACGGCAACGGACCGGTCAAGCTGTCGGGAGAGTCCGCGGGCAAGGCCGTCTCGGCCGCAAAGAGCGCCGGCGCCGGGAACAATCTGCAACTCGAGATGCAGTACAAGGACACCCCCGCAGGCGTGTACCCCGCGGTTCTGGTGACCTACGAGATCGTCTGCTCCAAGGGTCTGGACGCGCAGAAGACGGCCCTGCTGAAGGATTTCATGAGCTTCTACGCCTCCGACGCGGAGCAGAAGGCCATCACCGCCGCCGGCTACGCCCCGCTGCCCGGTGAGGTCGCCGGCAAGGTGATCGCCGCCGCCCAGGCCATCGCCTGA
- a CDS encoding winged helix-turn-helix transcriptional regulator, producing the protein MSRLALVGPAGQPLPEALELLPHTTDRYSEVADCIDHLDVIDVVLVDCRTEPARAKEVCLQVSSQTSNAPVVLLASASTLSVVTRDWGADDFLSDTATPLEADARLRFVASGQESRELVAGPFTVDEEAYTATVAGQPLDLTYTEFELLKFLVAHPGRVLTRDVLLSEVWGYDYYGGTRTVDVHIRRLRAKIGPEYDGHIQTVRSVGYRFQAQR; encoded by the coding sequence GTGTCGAGACTGGCTCTTGTCGGGCCCGCGGGCCAACCGCTGCCCGAGGCCCTCGAACTGCTGCCGCACACCACCGACCGCTACTCCGAGGTCGCGGACTGCATCGATCACCTTGATGTGATCGACGTCGTGCTGGTGGACTGCAGGACCGAGCCGGCCAGAGCGAAGGAGGTCTGCCTCCAGGTCTCCTCCCAGACCTCCAACGCCCCGGTGGTGCTGCTGGCCTCGGCGTCGACCCTGTCCGTGGTGACCAGGGACTGGGGGGCCGACGACTTCCTCTCCGACACCGCGACCCCGCTGGAGGCCGATGCCAGGCTGCGATTCGTGGCCTCTGGCCAGGAGTCCCGGGAACTGGTCGCGGGTCCTTTCACCGTCGATGAGGAGGCCTACACGGCGACGGTGGCCGGCCAGCCGCTGGATCTCACCTACACCGAGTTCGAACTGCTGAAGTTCCTGGTGGCCCACCCCGGGCGGGTCCTCACCCGCGATGTCCTCCTGTCGGAGGTGTGGGGCTACGACTACTACGGCGGCACCCGCACGGTCGACGTCCACATCCGGCGGCTGCGCGCCAAAATAGGCCCCGAGTACGACGGTCACATCCAGACGGTCCGCTCTGTCGGATACCGATTCCAGGCCCAGCGCTGA
- a CDS encoding NUDIX hydrolase yields MSRRRGPIMAAGAVVLRDGPNGPQVLTVHRPRYDDISLPKGHLESGEDAPVAAVREVLEETGVKVRLTAGLQPIEYDVPHKGGKMVQWWRARVCAAEAGEIDRSEVDEVLWLDVGQARERLSYHTDVQVLEEALEIPPTMTILMVRHAKAVSRKEWGSKKGNADDTKRPLDRRGHRQAKALRTLLDAYGVTRLVSSPSKRCMQTLQPFAKDSDIEITECPEFTEETFEAHHKAPKRAMKKLVAEALDDPDSPLAICGHRPVLPSMGDVVHSGNHPMSTAECLIVHLDHKGRAVRQEWHRPSV; encoded by the coding sequence ATGAGCAGGCGCAGGGGGCCGATCATGGCGGCCGGAGCGGTCGTGCTGAGGGACGGACCGAACGGCCCGCAGGTACTGACCGTCCACCGCCCCCGCTACGACGACATCAGCCTCCCGAAGGGCCACCTGGAATCCGGCGAGGACGCGCCGGTCGCGGCCGTGCGGGAGGTTCTGGAGGAGACCGGGGTCAAGGTGAGGCTGACTGCCGGACTCCAGCCGATCGAGTACGACGTACCGCACAAGGGCGGCAAGATGGTCCAGTGGTGGCGGGCGAGGGTGTGCGCCGCCGAGGCGGGCGAGATCGACCGCTCGGAGGTCGACGAGGTGCTGTGGCTCGACGTCGGGCAGGCCCGGGAACGGCTGAGCTACCACACCGACGTCCAGGTGCTCGAGGAGGCTCTGGAGATCCCGCCGACGATGACGATCCTCATGGTGCGCCACGCCAAGGCGGTCAGCCGCAAGGAGTGGGGATCCAAGAAGGGCAACGCCGACGACACGAAGCGGCCCCTCGACCGGCGGGGGCATCGGCAGGCCAAGGCGCTGCGCACGCTGCTGGACGCCTACGGCGTCACGCGCCTGGTGAGTTCCCCGTCGAAGAGGTGCATGCAGACCCTGCAGCCCTTCGCGAAAGACTCCGACATCGAGATCACCGAGTGCCCGGAATTCACCGAGGAGACCTTCGAGGCCCATCACAAGGCGCCGAAGCGGGCCATGAAGAAGCTGGTGGCCGAGGCCCTCGACGATCCCGACTCCCCGCTGGCGATCTGCGGCCACCGCCCGGTGCTGCCCAGCATGGGCGACGTGGTGCACTCGGGCAACCATCCGATGTCGACCGCCGAGTGCCTCATCGTCCACCTCGACCACAAGGGGCGCGCGGTGCGCCAGGAGTGGCATCGGCCCTCGGTCTGA
- a CDS encoding NADase-type glycan-binding domain-containing protein gives MPTDLPDEWFRPSRPEGDGAGELDRLADQARSDSEEGPDHRPFSPSSSSTADGSQEATDPGARTLDPESTGRLSLGGLDDEGPSVVVGHAPRRGSHSRGHGRRGPRWPLLILGLTLALVLGLILGSLARKARSSESHISPVGNSIMAPQTTEAQPWRGSTRIVSGVSAEASCVTAPALDEMGRQVRYPAANAVDGNRSTAWRCDGEAIGQRVTLEVPSGTRLVGVGIINGYAKNSGGTDLYHEYRRVLKVRWTLPGGSWFTQDLTDGNEGVQGLKISPHVVRGPVVMTILASSSPGMPGEGTRDAILVSEIQLYTSS, from the coding sequence GTGCCCACTGATCTTCCAGACGAGTGGTTCCGGCCCTCGCGACCCGAGGGGGACGGGGCCGGGGAGCTGGACCGACTCGCGGATCAGGCCCGTTCAGACTCCGAGGAAGGGCCGGATCACAGGCCCTTCTCGCCCTCATCGTCCAGCACCGCTGACGGCTCGCAGGAGGCGACGGATCCCGGTGCCCGCACGCTGGATCCGGAGAGCACCGGGAGGCTCAGCCTGGGCGGTCTCGACGACGAGGGCCCCAGCGTGGTCGTCGGCCACGCTCCCAGGCGGGGATCCCACAGCCGGGGGCACGGCCGCCGCGGCCCGCGCTGGCCGCTGCTGATCCTGGGCCTCACCCTGGCCCTGGTGCTAGGCCTCATCCTGGGATCGCTGGCGCGTAAGGCTCGCAGCTCCGAATCGCACATCAGTCCGGTGGGCAACAGCATCATGGCGCCGCAGACCACCGAGGCCCAGCCGTGGCGCGGATCGACGAGGATCGTCTCAGGAGTGAGTGCCGAGGCCTCCTGTGTCACGGCGCCGGCACTCGATGAGATGGGTCGCCAGGTTCGCTATCCGGCGGCCAACGCTGTCGACGGGAACCGGTCCACCGCCTGGCGGTGCGACGGCGAGGCGATCGGCCAGAGAGTGACCCTCGAGGTGCCCTCGGGTACCCGACTGGTGGGTGTCGGCATCATCAACGGCTACGCGAAGAACTCCGGCGGAACTGACCTGTACCACGAGTACCGCCGGGTGCTGAAGGTGCGCTGGACCCTGCCCGGCGGGAGTTGGTTCACCCAGGATCTCACCGACGGCAACGAGGGCGTCCAGGGGCTGAAGATCAGCCCGCATGTGGTCCGAGGGCCGGTCGTCATGACCATCCTGGCGTCCAGCTCCCCGGGTATGCCGGGTGAAGGCACCCGGGACGCCATCCTCGTCTCGGAGATTCAGCTGTATACGAGTTCTTGA
- a CDS encoding LLM class flavin-dependent oxidoreductase yields the protein MKSFGFLSFGHYGRGTGPYDPDARRALHEAIEIARGADEIGVNGAYFRVHHFARQAASPMPLLSAIAATTERIEVGTGVIDMRYENPLYLAEEAGALDLIADGRVALGVSRGAPEAADRGWESFGYTGSTDPRGADIAQEKFETFLQAIQGTPMTRAAAQPYMSDAAPHAPLRIEPQSEDLFSHIWWGAGSRDTAERTGRMGLNLMSSTLLTEATGAAFGDLQAEQIERFRTAYKEAGHTGSPRVSVSRSVFPIVTEQDRHLFGMRPGEDSDQIGIIDNGRATFGRTYTDEPDKLIEQLKADAAVQAADTLMLTIPSQAGVDLNLHILESFARHVAPELGWKPNTEGPVQGDRIG from the coding sequence ATGAAGAGTTTCGGATTCCTCTCATTCGGCCACTACGGCCGGGGTACCGGGCCCTACGACCCGGACGCCCGCCGGGCCCTGCACGAGGCCATCGAGATCGCTCGGGGCGCCGACGAGATCGGCGTCAACGGCGCCTACTTCCGGGTGCATCACTTCGCCCGCCAGGCGGCATCCCCGATGCCGCTGCTGTCGGCGATCGCCGCCACCACCGAGCGCATCGAGGTGGGCACCGGCGTCATCGACATGCGTTACGAGAACCCGCTGTATCTGGCGGAGGAGGCCGGAGCCCTCGATCTCATCGCCGACGGACGCGTGGCACTGGGGGTCTCCCGCGGCGCCCCCGAGGCGGCCGACCGCGGGTGGGAGTCCTTCGGCTACACCGGCTCGACCGACCCGCGCGGCGCAGACATTGCGCAGGAGAAGTTCGAGACCTTCCTGCAGGCCATCCAGGGCACGCCGATGACCCGTGCGGCGGCGCAGCCCTACATGTCCGACGCCGCTCCCCATGCCCCTCTGCGCATCGAGCCGCAGTCCGAGGATCTCTTCTCCCACATCTGGTGGGGCGCAGGATCCAGGGACACGGCCGAGCGAACGGGGCGCATGGGCCTGAACCTCATGAGCTCGACCCTGCTCACCGAGGCGACCGGCGCTGCGTTCGGCGACCTCCAGGCCGAACAGATCGAGCGCTTCCGCACCGCCTACAAGGAGGCGGGCCACACCGGCAGTCCCCGCGTGTCGGTCTCGCGCAGCGTGTTCCCCATCGTCACCGAGCAGGACCGTCACCTGTTCGGCATGCGCCCCGGCGAGGACTCCGACCAGATCGGGATCATCGACAATGGGCGGGCGACATTTGGCCGCACCTACACGGATGAGCCCGACAAGCTGATCGAACAGCTGAAGGCCGACGCCGCCGTGCAGGCCGCGGACACCCTCATGCTGACCATCCCGTCCCAGGCCGGCGTGGATCTGAACCTCCACATCCTGGAGAGCTTCGCCAGGCATGTGGCACCGGAACTCGGCTGGAAGCCCAACACGGAAGGTCCCGTGCAGGGGGACCGGATCGGCTGA
- a CDS encoding ASCH domain-containing protein — MAGNPGVQEFWSRCREALPGLPEELPDAWAFGATRDQADELLELVLDGTKTGTASALWDYEHSGDALPAVGGYSIILDGRTAPRALIETTSVDVVAFGEVSGAHARAEGEGDRSPSTWREIHERFWRNHSENPVANDHGGSFLAAARAARACPREAGRGSGGQRTYSNRWNWLRSVPS, encoded by the coding sequence ATGGCTGGGAACCCGGGGGTCCAGGAGTTCTGGAGCCGCTGCCGGGAGGCCCTCCCCGGGCTCCCGGAGGAACTGCCCGATGCATGGGCGTTCGGCGCAACCCGCGACCAGGCCGATGAGCTGCTCGAACTGGTGCTCGACGGCACCAAGACCGGAACCGCCTCAGCCCTGTGGGACTACGAGCACAGCGGCGATGCGCTGCCGGCCGTCGGCGGGTACAGCATCATTCTCGACGGCCGGACCGCTCCCCGCGCCCTGATCGAAACGACGTCGGTCGACGTCGTCGCGTTCGGCGAGGTGTCAGGCGCGCATGCCCGTGCCGAGGGTGAGGGGGATCGCAGCCCTTCGACCTGGCGCGAGATTCATGAACGGTTCTGGCGCAACCATTCCGAGAACCCCGTGGCCAACGATCACGGGGGTTCATTCCTGGCTGCCGCACGCGCGGCGCGCGCTTGCCCTCGGGAAGCGGGGCGGGGTTCAGGGGGTCAGAGAACGTACTCGAACAGGTGGAACTGGCTCAGGTCCGTGCCCTCGTAG
- a CDS encoding GNAT family N-acetyltransferase, with product MTLTFRRAGASDTADTQQAYRRIIDHLAETVDFPHWHTENHPTPEEVAGWIEAGELCLALDGDGSIAGVTVLNHDAVEAYQNAAWAIEAAPHEILVVHALGVVPEHLGKGVSHFLVDATLDVAREQGCKAVRLDTYVENTPARKLYERYGFTDLGCHTVAYEGTDLSQFHLFEYVL from the coding sequence GTGACCCTGACCTTCCGACGAGCAGGTGCGAGCGACACCGCCGACACACAGCAGGCGTACCGGCGGATCATCGACCACCTGGCCGAGACGGTCGATTTCCCGCATTGGCACACCGAGAACCACCCCACCCCGGAGGAGGTCGCCGGCTGGATCGAGGCCGGCGAGCTCTGCCTCGCGCTCGACGGGGACGGGAGCATCGCCGGTGTCACGGTGCTCAACCACGACGCCGTGGAGGCCTATCAGAACGCTGCATGGGCGATCGAGGCCGCGCCGCACGAGATCCTCGTCGTCCATGCCCTCGGCGTTGTCCCCGAACACCTCGGCAAGGGCGTGTCGCACTTCCTGGTGGACGCGACGCTCGACGTCGCCCGCGAGCAGGGCTGCAAGGCCGTACGGCTGGACACGTACGTGGAGAACACCCCAGCGCGCAAGCTCTACGAGCGCTACGGCTTCACCGATCTGGGCTGCCACACGGTGGCCTACGAGGGCACGGACCTGAGCCAGTTCCACCTGTTCGAGTACGTTCTCTGA
- the pstC gene encoding phosphate ABC transporter permease subunit PstC translates to MRSTTRPAQPEGSPAPASRLKPPSRVGDRIFSGLSAGIAIALAVLVLVILIFLIKAALPALSDDDANFFTTRTWSTDSSPLEFGIAAMAWTTVISSIIALVIAVPLAIGIALFITQMAPRRLAGPVAFVIDLLAAVPSIIFGLWGGIVLGSSGVIVWIREVLIDLLGWIPIFKATPSWTDPTGTVFLASVVLAIMILPIITATSRDVMAQTPRDQIEAAQALGATRWEVIRTAVLPHSRSGIISGSMLGLGRALGETLAVTLILQQVSQMQLRKAFNPSIFTGGDTFASKIARDFSEAINDPGALGALVASALSLFIITFIVNAAARAIAGRGVRR, encoded by the coding sequence ATCCGTTCGACCACCCGACCGGCGCAGCCTGAGGGCTCGCCGGCACCGGCGTCCCGTCTCAAGCCGCCGTCGCGGGTCGGCGACCGGATCTTCTCCGGTCTGTCGGCCGGCATCGCGATCGCCCTGGCCGTCCTGGTGCTGGTGATCCTGATCTTCCTGATCAAGGCCGCCCTGCCCGCGCTGAGCGACGACGACGCGAACTTCTTCACCACCCGCACCTGGTCCACCGACTCCTCGCCCCTGGAGTTCGGTATCGCCGCGATGGCCTGGACCACGGTGATCTCCTCGATCATCGCACTCGTCATCGCCGTCCCCCTGGCCATCGGCATCGCCCTGTTCATCACCCAGATGGCACCGAGGCGACTGGCGGGGCCGGTGGCCTTCGTCATCGACCTGCTGGCCGCCGTCCCCTCGATCATCTTCGGTCTGTGGGGCGGCATCGTCCTCGGCTCGTCCGGGGTGATCGTGTGGATCCGCGAGGTCCTCATCGATCTGCTGGGGTGGATCCCGATCTTCAAGGCGACCCCGTCGTGGACCGATCCCACCGGCACGGTCTTCCTGGCATCGGTGGTGCTGGCGATCATGATCCTGCCGATCATCACCGCGACCAGTCGCGATGTGATGGCCCAGACCCCGCGCGACCAGATCGAGGCGGCGCAGGCCCTGGGAGCGACGCGCTGGGAGGTGATCCGCACCGCCGTGCTGCCGCACTCGCGCTCCGGCATCATCTCCGGGTCGATGCTCGGCCTGGGGCGCGCTCTCGGCGAGACCCTGGCGGTCACCCTGATCCTGCAGCAGGTGAGCCAGATGCAGCTGCGCAAGGCCTTCAACCCGTCGATCTTCACCGGCGGCGACACCTTCGCCTCGAAGATCGCCCGGGACTTCTCCGAGGCGATCAATGATCCCGGGGCCCTCGGCGCCCTGGTGGCCTCGGCGCTGAGCCTGTTCATCATCACCTTCATCGTCAATGCGGCGGCCCGGGCCATCGCCGGGAGAGGGGTCCGCAGATGA
- a CDS encoding RNA degradosome polyphosphate kinase — protein MEKKSTSVPGLSPVGESEVADLPADRFSDRELSWLAFNDRVLDLARDSERIPLLERANFLAIFSSNLDEFFMVRVAGLKRRIAAGVAVPTVTGQMPRDLHEAILDRTHQLVADQSKVFADVVRPQLAEEGIHILAWSELDDEEKDRMRTLFSERVFPVLTPLAVDPSHPFPYIRGLSINLAVMLRNPVTGADQFARVKVPSVLPRFFHLGHGRFVPLEEIISRHLDQLFTGMHVLQHTTFRVTRNEDVEVEEDDAENLLFSLEKELLRREVGRPPVRLEVQSDIQDDMLELLTRELGVSESEVFRLPAPLDLTGLFSLAKVDRDDLKYPNFLPITHPHLAEVETARPANIFKAIRRRDVLVHHPYDSFATSVQRFIEQAAADPKVLAIKQTLYRTSGDSPIVDALVDAAQAGKQVLAVVEIKARFDEQANIAWARVLEQAGVHVVYGMVGLKTHCKLSLAIRDEGEGLRRYAHIGTGNYNPKTARQYEDLGLLTCNPIITDDVARLFNHLSGMTAEKRYRRLLVAPEGIRTGIIDAIENEIAHQEAGRPAGVKIKVNSIVDERVIDALYRASRAGVPVDLWVRGICSIRPGVPGLSENIRVRSILGRFLEHSRVFWFANGGSPTVAIGSADLMHRNLDRRVEVLVSLTNKDHIAEIEGLFALAFDPGTISWQLHDRAWEQVSRDADGDVLADLQEVLIGRTRERRK, from the coding sequence ATGGAGAAGAAGTCGACGTCAGTCCCAGGTCTCTCGCCCGTCGGGGAGAGTGAGGTGGCCGACCTTCCGGCGGACCGCTTCTCCGACCGCGAGTTGTCCTGGCTGGCGTTCAACGACCGGGTCCTGGACCTGGCCCGGGACTCCGAGCGGATCCCGCTGCTGGAGCGGGCCAACTTCCTGGCCATATTCTCGAGCAATCTCGACGAGTTCTTCATGGTGCGGGTGGCCGGTCTCAAGCGCCGGATCGCGGCCGGGGTGGCCGTGCCCACCGTCACCGGCCAGATGCCCCGGGACCTCCATGAGGCGATCCTCGACCGCACCCACCAGCTGGTGGCCGATCAGTCGAAGGTCTTCGCCGACGTCGTCCGCCCCCAGCTCGCAGAGGAGGGCATCCACATCCTCGCCTGGTCCGAGCTCGACGACGAGGAGAAGGACCGGATGCGCACCCTCTTCTCCGAGCGGGTCTTCCCGGTGCTCACCCCGCTGGCCGTCGACCCCTCGCACCCCTTCCCCTACATCCGCGGCCTCTCGATCAACCTGGCGGTGATGCTGCGCAACCCGGTGACCGGCGCCGACCAGTTCGCCCGCGTCAAGGTGCCCTCGGTGCTGCCCCGCTTCTTCCACCTGGGTCACGGCCGCTTCGTGCCCCTCGAGGAGATCATCAGCCGTCATCTCGATCAGCTGTTCACCGGCATGCATGTGCTGCAGCACACCACCTTCCGCGTCACCCGCAACGAGGACGTCGAGGTGGAGGAGGACGACGCCGAGAACCTGCTGTTCTCCCTGGAGAAGGAACTGCTGCGCCGAGAGGTGGGCCGTCCACCGGTCCGCCTGGAGGTGCAGAGCGACATCCAGGACGACATGCTCGAGCTGCTCACCCGAGAACTGGGGGTCAGCGAGTCCGAGGTCTTCCGGCTGCCCGCGCCGCTGGATCTCACCGGCCTGTTCTCCCTGGCCAAGGTGGATCGCGACGACCTGAAGTACCCGAACTTCCTGCCGATCACCCACCCCCACCTGGCAGAGGTCGAGACGGCCCGGCCGGCCAACATCTTCAAGGCGATCCGTCGCCGCGACGTGCTGGTGCATCACCCCTACGACTCCTTCGCCACCAGCGTCCAGCGGTTCATCGAGCAGGCGGCCGCCGACCCGAAGGTGCTGGCGATCAAGCAGACCCTCTACCGCACCTCCGGTGACTCCCCCATCGTCGACGCCCTGGTCGACGCCGCCCAGGCCGGCAAGCAGGTGCTCGCCGTCGTCGAGATCAAGGCCCGTTTCGACGAGCAGGCCAATATCGCCTGGGCGCGGGTGCTGGAGCAGGCCGGCGTCCACGTCGTCTACGGGATGGTGGGCCTGAAGACCCACTGCAAACTGTCCCTGGCGATCCGCGACGAGGGCGAGGGGTTGCGCCGCTACGCCCACATCGGCACCGGAAACTACAACCCGAAGACGGCCCGCCAGTACGAGGATCTGGGTCTGCTGACCTGCAACCCGATCATCACCGACGACGTCGCCCGGCTGTTCAACCACCTGTCGGGGATGACCGCCGAGAAGCGGTACCGGCGGCTGCTGGTGGCCCCCGAGGGGATCCGCACCGGGATCATCGACGCCATCGAGAATGAGATCGCGCACCAGGAGGCCGGTCGCCCTGCCGGGGTCAAGATCAAGGTGAACTCGATCGTCGACGAGCGAGTCATCGACGCCCTCTACCGAGCCTCGCGAGCCGGGGTGCCGGTGGACCTGTGGGTGCGCGGCATCTGCTCGATCCGCCCCGGGGTGCCCGGGCTGAGCGAGAACATCCGGGTGCGCTCGATCCTGGGCCGCTTCCTGGAGCACTCGCGGGTCTTCTGGTTCGCCAACGGCGGCAGTCCCACGGTGGCGATCGGCTCGGCCGACCTCATGCACCGCAACCTGGACCGCCGCGTCGAGGTGCTGGTGAGCCTCACCAACAAGGATCACATCGCCGAGATCGAGGGGCTCTTCGCGCTGGCCTTCGACCCGGGCACCATCTCGTGGCAGTTGCACGACCGCGCGTGGGAGCAGGTCTCCCGCGACGCCGACGGCGACGTCCTGGCCGACCTGCAGGAGGTCCTCATCGGCCGCACCAGGGAACGACGCAAGTGA
- the pstB gene encoding phosphate ABC transporter ATP-binding protein PstB, whose product MAKRIEVEDLNIYYGDFHAVESVSLTVQPRTVTAFIGPSGCGKSTVLRTLNRMHEVIPGAHCNGSVQLDGVDLYGKGVDPVAVRRNVGMVFQRANPFPAMSIRDNVVAGLRLNGVKNRKTLDQVCERSLRAANLWEEVKDRLERSGASLSGGQQQRLCIARAIAVQPEVLLMDEPCSALDPISTLAIEDLINDLKEQFTVVIVTHNMQQAARVSDQTAFFNLKAQGEPGHLVEIDSTEQIFSNPSEKATEDYISGRFG is encoded by the coding sequence ATGGCCAAGCGCATCGAGGTCGAGGACCTCAACATCTACTACGGCGACTTCCACGCCGTGGAGTCGGTGAGCCTCACCGTCCAGCCCCGCACCGTCACCGCCTTCATCGGCCCCTCGGGCTGCGGCAAGTCGACTGTGCTGCGCACCCTCAACCGGATGCACGAGGTGATCCCCGGCGCCCACTGCAACGGATCGGTGCAGCTGGACGGGGTGGACCTCTACGGCAAGGGGGTGGATCCGGTGGCGGTGCGCCGCAACGTCGGCATGGTCTTCCAGCGCGCCAACCCCTTCCCGGCGATGTCCATCCGCGACAACGTGGTGGCCGGGCTGAGGCTCAACGGCGTCAAGAACAGGAAGACCCTGGACCAGGTGTGCGAGCGCTCGCTGCGGGCCGCCAACCTGTGGGAGGAGGTCAAGGACCGGCTGGAGCGCTCCGGAGCCTCCCTGTCGGGCGGCCAGCAGCAGCGACTGTGCATCGCCCGGGCCATCGCGGTGCAGCCGGAGGTGCTGCTGATGGACGAGCCCTGCTCGGCCCTGGACCCGATCTCCACGCTGGCCATCGAGGATCTCATCAACGACCTCAAGGAGCAGTTCACCGTCGTCATCGTCACCCACAACATGCAGCAGGCGGCCCGGGTCTCCGACCAGACGGCCTTCTTCAACCTCAAGGCCCAGGGGGAGCCGGGCCATCTGGTGGAGATCGACTCCACCGAGCAGATCTTCTCGAATCCTTCCGAGAAGGCCACCGAGGACT